GCCTGGAGCACATCGGCGTCGGCGACATCTACCAGATCCAGATCGGCCACCGCATCGACGTCGAGTCCGACCTCGAACCCTTCGAGGTCTACCGGCGGCTGCGCGGCCGCAACCCGTCCCCGTACATGTACCTCGTCCCGCGCGACGGGCGCACCGTTGTCGGCGCCAGCCCCGAAGTGCTCTTCCGGACCGGGGGCGGCACGGTCGTGATGCGGCCCATCGCCGGGACCGCGCCGCGCAGTGGGGACCCCGTCGTGGACGAGGCCCGGGTCGCCCGGCTCGTCGCCGACGAGAAGGAGCGTGCCGAGCACGTCATGCTCGTCGACCTGTGCCGCAACGACATCGGCCGGGTCTGCCTGCCCGGCACGCTGGAGGCCCGGGGGCTGATGACGGTCGAGACGTACTCGCACGTCTTCCATCTCGTCTCCACCGTCGAGGGCACCCTCGCCCCCGAGGACGACACCTGGTCCGTGCTGCGCGCGACCTTCCCGGCGGGCACCGTCACCGGCGCCCCCAAGATCCGTGCCATGGAGATCATCGAGGAGCTGGAGAGCGAGCCGCGCGGCATGTACGCGGGCGCCGTCGGCCTCGTCGACCTGCGCGGCTGGAGCCAACTCGCCCTGTGCATCCGGACCATCGTGCACGACGGCCGCAGCGGCACCTACTCCACCCAGAGCTGCGCGGGCATCGTCGCCGACTCGTCCCCCGGGGCCGAGTGGCGGGAGACCCTGCACAAGATGGGAGCCGCCTACTGGGCGCTGACCGGTGAGGAGCTGCTGCCGTGAAGGTCCTGCTCGTCGACGCGTACGACAGCTTCACCCACATCATCGACCAGTACCTGCGCACCCTCGGCGCCGACACCGACGTCGTCCGGTCGCGCACCCGCACCCCGCAGCAGCTCGCCGGCCTGCGGCCCGACGCGGTCG
The sequence above is drawn from the Streptomyces sp. NBC_01591 genome and encodes:
- a CDS encoding anthranilate synthase component I family protein — its product is MTTLLDSPPRPAGPGRGPIAVRVEETTLAPHEPLDLYAALRERSAHDVFLLESREGPGQSPGATVVGHGLLAEIRVYADRIRADGAEAVVAAVLTAADGLGLTPRPGNERGLLHGDQVWQVLRAVQALFTVETSRPHDSYAFGFLATFGYGSAWHMETLPDRGDRDDAEPDIVLGLFRETIWYGPEPDAVRRLTAHSDAFPDPAPFDLAEETVAAVAAVGRIPEVLPEAPRPHSVRDTCDEETFLARVDRCLEHIGVGDIYQIQIGHRIDVESDLEPFEVYRRLRGRNPSPYMYLVPRDGRTVVGASPEVLFRTGGGTVVMRPIAGTAPRSGDPVVDEARVARLVADEKERAEHVMLVDLCRNDIGRVCLPGTLEARGLMTVETYSHVFHLVSTVEGTLAPEDDTWSVLRATFPAGTVTGAPKIRAMEIIEELESEPRGMYAGAVGLVDLRGWSQLALCIRTIVHDGRSGTYSTQSCAGIVADSSPGAEWRETLHKMGAAYWALTGEELLP